The following proteins are encoded in a genomic region of Nitratireductor sp. GISD-1A_MAKvit:
- a CDS encoding AsmA-like C-terminal region-containing protein encodes MTLESVSVVDGEVTLGHAASGRVHTITDIDAELSAASLAGPWRFGGTLAFDEMPMRVSVSTGTAGDDGRMRLRVTAVPDALPLKLAVDGQARMADGAAYFDGNFALNTYSEEAMAKLRENADRPLALTGASATNRMSGSFMLRHDRLAVDAFRFETGPADAPYRAEGRANLALGSEPRFLIEADGAQLRFEPEDSEAGSMEGLDLAGRFEAFASLMRALPAPSIPGEVSISLPAIVAGDTTIRNIDLRAEPTDGGWSIGSVAATLPGRTRFEAKGTLRTSEALSFDGHMLLAIAQPSGFADWVSRDVDDAVRRLSSAGFSADVSLSRERQAFEALELVLGGARFYGRMERASATGARPALDLALEGEALDLDGMRAFASLFVNDAGVNRLSGHDVDLALKAGPVSASGLEAETVDTALRLRGGVLEIDRLALGGFAGAQLGATGQIRDFSTTPTGKVDATVVSTDLADLVLTLAGRFPENGFLSAAADRVRSNPGLLENAELDIVASAAGSGDENVGLAVSAQGEAGGTGFSLSLSDQSPRQSPLQGNFKLSMELHNDDAAVLYGLGGLPSLPLGLVGGATLELSAEGSLAERIETTVKLGGEGLDASFDGALLNVLSAPSLDGAVSVVSNDIEPWLAVGGVVLPGFGLGLPVELAAALEWSEKVVVMSALEGSVAGSDIRGDVNIALDRGRPRIDGALNMTRLDLAPAAELVLGPDVLSGEESGAWPEEPFSSNVDLPFSADLDLQADSLWAGFFAAGQEASLKLRLNEEGLSVSDLRTRVFDGALNGFATLRNNGGTGLLTAQIGLEAVSVETLLPQARLAGDLSARVSATASGKTVNGMASALTGSGSARIGELVISGLNPAALPKILEQADALGNEIDTARTEAFAPSLLRDGRFVAGDTEFAFTIAGGVARTPPIRLETDEATLTTTATADFQRMEIATDGTLTFKPGVDAVVGAEPRVEVSVSGPMGFAGSELSVGPLAQYLTQRALEREQVRVERMQSVLLEKQRLRREARYFAALVDERARALAEKQRLERELRQKKEEEEARKRAREEAEARAKAEARRAAKARAEEEARRAAEKRRREKRSTPSAGAERANSQAPVRQEAQEPAEAPNGVNSPDAVSEFFRSKNLSPERLRELLGNGDSVN; translated from the coding sequence GTGACACTCGAGAGTGTCAGCGTGGTGGATGGGGAGGTGACGCTGGGCCATGCCGCCAGCGGGCGCGTACACACCATAACCGACATCGATGCCGAGCTTTCGGCCGCCAGCCTTGCAGGACCATGGCGCTTTGGCGGCACGCTGGCCTTCGACGAAATGCCGATGCGGGTCTCGGTTTCCACCGGTACGGCGGGCGATGACGGGCGCATGCGCCTGCGGGTGACGGCGGTGCCCGATGCGCTGCCGCTGAAACTTGCCGTCGATGGCCAGGCCCGGATGGCGGACGGAGCGGCCTATTTCGACGGAAATTTTGCACTCAACACCTATTCCGAAGAGGCGATGGCGAAACTGCGTGAGAACGCGGATCGTCCGCTTGCGTTGACTGGAGCTTCCGCCACCAATCGCATGAGTGGCTCTTTCATGCTGCGCCATGACCGGCTTGCGGTGGACGCCTTCCGGTTCGAGACAGGGCCGGCCGACGCGCCCTATCGGGCCGAGGGAAGGGCGAATCTCGCGCTGGGCAGCGAGCCGCGCTTTCTGATCGAGGCCGATGGTGCACAACTGCGCTTCGAGCCCGAGGACAGCGAGGCGGGCTCGATGGAGGGGCTGGATCTGGCCGGCCGCTTCGAAGCGTTTGCGTCTCTCATGCGCGCCCTTCCAGCGCCGTCCATACCCGGCGAGGTTTCGATCAGCCTGCCGGCCATCGTTGCCGGCGACACGACGATCCGCAACATCGATCTGCGCGCCGAACCGACCGATGGCGGCTGGTCCATAGGCTCGGTGGCGGCAACGCTGCCGGGAAGGACACGGTTTGAGGCGAAGGGGACGCTGCGCACGAGCGAAGCATTGTCGTTTGACGGGCACATGCTGCTTGCGATCGCGCAGCCATCGGGCTTTGCGGACTGGGTTTCGCGGGATGTGGATGATGCCGTCAGGCGGCTCTCCTCGGCAGGGTTCAGCGCTGACGTTTCGCTTTCGCGTGAGAGGCAGGCCTTTGAGGCGCTGGAGCTCGTTCTCGGCGGTGCGCGGTTTTACGGACGCATGGAACGGGCTTCTGCGACTGGCGCGCGACCAGCGCTCGACCTGGCGCTTGAGGGAGAGGCGCTAGACCTTGATGGCATGCGTGCCTTTGCCTCGCTGTTCGTGAATGATGCAGGGGTCAACAGGCTTTCGGGCCATGATGTGGACCTTGCTCTGAAGGCCGGCCCCGTTTCGGCATCCGGCCTGGAAGCCGAAACGGTGGACACCGCGCTGCGGCTTCGCGGTGGGGTTCTGGAAATCGACCGGCTGGCGCTGGGCGGATTTGCGGGGGCACAGCTTGGCGCCACCGGCCAGATCCGCGATTTTTCCACCACGCCAACCGGCAAGGTCGATGCGACGGTGGTTTCGACAGATCTTGCCGATCTGGTGCTCACGCTTGCCGGGCGTTTCCCCGAAAACGGGTTCCTTTCTGCAGCAGCCGATCGCGTGCGCTCCAATCCGGGGCTACTGGAAAATGCCGAACTCGACATTGTCGCCAGCGCCGCCGGCAGCGGGGATGAGAATGTCGGGCTGGCCGTGAGCGCGCAGGGCGAGGCGGGTGGAACAGGTTTCAGCCTTTCGCTTTCCGACCAGAGCCCACGCCAGTCGCCGCTTCAGGGCAATTTCAAACTTTCAATGGAATTGCACAACGATGACGCGGCAGTGCTTTATGGACTTGGCGGGCTGCCGTCGCTTCCGCTTGGTCTCGTTGGTGGAGCGACGCTCGAACTCTCCGCCGAAGGATCTCTGGCAGAGCGGATCGAGACCACGGTGAAGCTCGGAGGGGAGGGGCTTGATGCCTCTTTTGATGGGGCATTGCTGAATGTGCTGTCTGCTCCCTCTCTGGATGGTGCGGTGTCGGTGGTGAGCAACGACATCGAACCCTGGCTGGCGGTTGGTGGTGTGGTTCTGCCCGGGTTCGGGCTTGGATTGCCGGTCGAACTGGCCGCGGCGCTGGAATGGAGCGAGAAGGTCGTCGTGATGTCGGCGCTTGAGGGCTCGGTTGCCGGCAGCGACATTCGCGGCGATGTGAACATCGCGCTCGACCGTGGCAGGCCGCGGATCGACGGTGCTCTCAACATGACGCGCCTGGACCTTGCGCCCGCTGCCGAACTCGTGCTCGGGCCCGACGTTCTCTCGGGGGAGGAAAGCGGTGCCTGGCCGGAAGAACCTTTCAGCAGCAATGTCGATCTGCCGTTTTCGGCAGACCTCGACCTGCAGGCCGATTCGCTATGGGCGGGCTTCTTTGCAGCCGGGCAGGAGGCCAGCCTGAAGCTCAGGCTCAACGAAGAGGGGCTTTCGGTCTCCGATCTCAGGACGCGGGTCTTCGACGGGGCCCTGAACGGTTTTGCGACGCTCAGGAACAATGGTGGAACCGGCCTACTGACGGCGCAGATAGGCCTTGAGGCGGTGTCTGTAGAGACGCTTCTGCCCCAGGCGCGGCTTGCAGGCGATCTTTCGGCACGGGTGAGTGCCACGGCAAGCGGCAAGACGGTCAACGGCATGGCTTCGGCGCTGACCGGCTCCGGCTCTGCCCGTATCGGCGAACTTGTCATTTCCGGGCTCAATCCGGCGGCGCTGCCGAAAATCCTTGAACAGGCGGACGCGCTCGGCAATGAAATCGACACGGCAAGGACGGAGGCCTTCGCACCCTCGCTCCTCCGTGATGGCCGCTTTGTTGCGGGGGATACGGAATTTGCCTTCACCATTGCCGGCGGCGTGGCGCGCACACCTCCGATCCGCCTTGAAACCGACGAGGCAACGCTGACCACGACAGCGACCGCCGATTTTCAGAGGATGGAAATCGCGACGGATGGAACGCTGACATTCAAACCCGGTGTCGATGCGGTTGTCGGCGCGGAGCCGCGCGTCGAGGTGTCGGTGTCGGGGCCCATGGGCTTTGCGGGGTCTGAACTGTCTGTGGGGCCGCTTGCGCAGTATCTGACCCAGCGTGCACTTGAGCGCGAGCAGGTGCGGGTCGAGCGCATGCAGTCTGTTCTGCTCGAAAAGCAGCGGCTGCGCCGGGAAGCGCGGTATTTTGCAGCCCTTGTGGATGAGCGCGCGCGCGCGCTGGCGGAAAAGCAGAGACTTGAGCGCGAATTGCGCCAGAAGAAAGAGGAAGAAGAGGCTCGCAAACGCGCGAGGGAGGAAGCCGAAGCAAGGGCGAAGGCTGAGGCACGGCGGGCTGCGAAGGCCAGGGCCGAGGAAGAGGCGCGGCGGGCCGCTGAAAAACGGCGGCGCGAAAAGCGCAGCACACCATCTGCCGGAGCAGAGCGTGCGAACAGCCAAGCGCCGGTACGGCAGGAGGCACAGGAACCGGCTGAGGCACCCAACGGGGTCAATTCACCCGATGCGGTTTCAGAATTCTTTCGCTCAAAAAATCTGTCGCCGGAAAGACTTCGTGAGTTGCTGGGCAATGGTGACAGCGTGAACTGA
- a CDS encoding ribbon-helix-helix domain-containing protein — protein sequence MNTIAKRSVSIRGHRTSISLEEPFLEELGTIARRRNISLAALIAEVDAKRSADSNLSSALRLHVFHDLKARLTDLR from the coding sequence ATGAACACGATCGCCAAACGTTCGGTCAGCATTCGCGGTCATCGCACCAGCATTTCCCTCGAAGAGCCTTTTCTGGAAGAGCTGGGAACCATCGCAAGGCGCAGAAACATCTCCCTCGCCGCACTGATAGCGGAAGTGGATGCCAAGCGTAGCGCCGACAGCAATCTGTCATCCGCACTGCGCCTTCACGTTTTTCACGATCTGAAAGCACGCCTGACCGACTTGCGCTGA
- a CDS encoding DUF4169 family protein: MAELVNLRQRRKQRKREEKEQKAAQNRVLYGLTTEERSRHKSAGARALMRLEAHRLSPESDTLPE, from the coding sequence ATGGCCGAGCTCGTCAATCTCCGACAGCGCCGAAAGCAGCGCAAGCGGGAAGAAAAAGAGCAAAAAGCCGCACAGAACCGTGTTCTTTACGGCCTTACCACTGAGGAACGGTCCCGTCATAAAAGCGCCGGTGCGCGTGCACTCATGCGGCTTGAAGCGCACCGTCTCTCCCCAGAATCCGACACTTTGCCTGAATGA
- a CDS encoding SspB family protein — MPEDRIRYDILAQDALRGVMRKVLAEVARTGLPGEHHFFITFLTHAPGVRVSSRLRERYPEQMTIVLQYQYWDLKVTETGFEVGLSFADVPEMLHVPFSAVRGFYDPSVNFELEFDVKPEQAAPSAEITEVHPAEDEEATDKPAPRKKSTRKPKKEKSEAEAETPSEDEAPATENKGAEVVSLDAFRKK; from the coding sequence ATGCCAGAAGACCGCATCCGATACGATATTCTCGCCCAGGACGCATTGCGCGGCGTAATGCGCAAAGTGCTGGCCGAAGTTGCACGCACGGGGCTGCCGGGTGAGCATCATTTCTTCATCACGTTTCTGACCCACGCGCCGGGTGTGCGTGTCTCGTCACGTCTGCGCGAACGCTATCCCGAGCAGATGACGATCGTGTTGCAGTATCAATACTGGGACCTGAAGGTCACGGAAACGGGTTTCGAGGTCGGGCTGTCCTTTGCAGATGTTCCCGAAATGCTCCACGTTCCGTTTTCCGCCGTGCGCGGCTTCTATGACCCTTCCGTGAATTTCGAACTCGAATTCGACGTGAAGCCGGAACAGGCTGCACCGAGTGCGGAGATCACCGAAGTCCACCCGGCAGAAGACGAAGAAGCCACGGACAAACCGGCTCCCCGAAAGAAGTCCACCAGAAAGCCGAAAAAAGAAAAGAGCGAAGCGGAAGCCGAGACTCCGTCGGAAGACGAAGCCCCTGCTACGGAAAACAAGGGGGCCGAGGTCGTCTCACTGGACGCGTTCAGGAAAAAGTAA
- a CDS encoding TetR/AcrR family transcriptional regulator → MNILNAPDTFPTRGNAAKRRSILEAGARVFCREGYTGANIDMIAAEAGVSRQTVYNHHGDKDRLFAAVVAEITHRCNARSFEVLATFPDRPDDLEKDLTEFAVRLTKNCLCDLDGKFLRKLIQNEGERYPHLFETWRSDGPGKVWSALAARLARLAHAGYLDVADPDIAGRQFLALVNADLQMPVLFGEKISEERLRETAACAVRTFLRAYGKKDRTASVTTPARVAVGP, encoded by the coding sequence ATGAATATCTTGAATGCTCCTGACACATTCCCGACACGCGGCAACGCAGCCAAGCGCCGCTCGATACTGGAGGCTGGCGCGCGCGTGTTCTGCCGGGAAGGTTATACGGGCGCCAATATCGACATGATCGCGGCGGAAGCCGGCGTGTCGCGGCAGACCGTCTACAATCATCATGGCGACAAGGATCGACTCTTTGCCGCGGTGGTTGCCGAAATAACCCACCGCTGCAATGCGCGCAGTTTCGAGGTTCTTGCAACCTTTCCCGATCGCCCGGATGATCTTGAAAAAGACCTCACCGAGTTCGCGGTCCGGCTCACGAAAAATTGCCTGTGCGATCTGGATGGAAAGTTTTTGCGAAAGCTGATCCAGAACGAGGGAGAGCGTTACCCGCACCTTTTCGAGACCTGGCGTTCGGATGGTCCAGGCAAGGTCTGGTCGGCACTTGCGGCCCGCCTCGCCCGTCTTGCCCATGCAGGGTATCTTGATGTCGCGGACCCGGATATCGCAGGACGCCAGTTCCTTGCCCTGGTCAACGCGGATCTGCAGATGCCTGTTCTGTTCGGAGAAAAGATCTCCGAAGAGCGCTTGCGGGAAACGGCAGCCTGTGCGGTCAGAACCTTTCTGCGCGCCTATGGTAAAAAAGACCGGACCGCAAGTGTCACAACGCCTGCAAGGGTGGCTGTCGGCCCATGA
- a CDS encoding DUF2853 family protein: MADYLADVRKYDATASEDVVNKIVKHLGIALRNRDSSLVSCSDSSELDRVRESWCMKKLGETDGAKCDTIIEKVCETMSGDNSKSRVTFYYLVAKHLSKLSSL; encoded by the coding sequence ATGGCCGATTATCTTGCGGATGTCCGCAAATACGATGCAACCGCCAGCGAGGATGTGGTCAACAAGATCGTGAAGCATCTTGGCATCGCGTTGCGCAACCGGGACTCCTCGCTGGTCTCGTGCAGTGATTCAAGCGAACTCGACCGCGTGCGTGAAAGCTGGTGCATGAAGAAGCTTGGCGAGACGGATGGCGCGAAATGCGACACCATCATCGAAAAGGTCTGTGAGACCATGTCGGGTGACAATTCCAAGAGCCGCGTGACTTTCTACTATCTCGTTGCCAAGCATCTTAGCAAACTCTCCAGTCTCTGA
- a CDS encoding thymidylate synthase, which translates to MQQYLDLLSHVLENGVDRDDRTGTGTRGVFGYQMRFDLAAGFPVLTTKKLHLRSIIHELLWFLKGDTNIAYLKENGVSIWDEWADENGDLGPVYGAQWRSWPAPDGTQIDQIANLLKGLRENPHSRRHVVSAWNPAEVDSMALPPCHCLFQFHVAEGRLSCQLYQRSADIFLGVPFNIASYALMTMMVAQVVGLKAGDFVHTLGDAHLYSNHFDQAREQLSRTPKPLPTMWINPDVTDLFAFRFEDFRLDGYVADPSIRAPIAV; encoded by the coding sequence ATGCAGCAGTATCTCGATCTTCTCTCCCACGTTCTGGAAAATGGCGTTGATCGCGATGATCGAACCGGGACGGGAACGCGCGGCGTTTTCGGCTATCAGATGCGGTTTGATCTTGCCGCGGGCTTTCCTGTTCTCACCACCAAGAAGCTGCATCTCCGCTCAATCATCCATGAGCTTTTGTGGTTCCTGAAGGGGGACACGAACATCGCCTATCTCAAGGAAAACGGTGTTTCCATATGGGATGAATGGGCTGATGAGAATGGCGATCTGGGGCCGGTCTACGGGGCGCAGTGGCGCTCATGGCCGGCACCGGATGGGACGCAGATCGATCAGATTGCGAATCTTTTGAAGGGGCTGCGTGAAAATCCTCATTCGCGGCGGCATGTGGTTTCCGCCTGGAACCCGGCCGAGGTCGATTCGATGGCGCTGCCGCCCTGTCACTGTCTGTTTCAGTTCCACGTTGCCGAGGGGCGGCTCTCATGCCAGCTCTATCAGCGCTCTGCCGACATTTTTCTGGGCGTTCCCTTCAACATCGCTTCCTACGCGCTCATGACGATGATGGTGGCCCAGGTCGTGGGGCTGAAAGCGGGCGATTTCGTGCACACGCTCGGCGATGCGCATCTTTATTCAAATCATTTTGATCAGGCGCGCGAACAGTTGTCCCGCACTCCCAAACCGTTGCCGACAATGTGGATCAACCCCGATGTGACCGATCTGTTCGCCTTCCGGTTCGAGGATTTTCGTCTGGACGGCTATGTGGCGGATCCTTCCATCCGCGCACCGATCGCGGTTTGA
- a CDS encoding dihydrofolate reductase, with protein sequence MAVELVVAMDENRVIGREGDLPWRLSTDLKRFKAITLGKPVIMGRKTWESIGRPLPGRRNIVVTRQAGYRAQEAECASSLEEALALVDDAGEKNDIAIIGGGQIYRAAMEMADRLHVTHVHAKTEGDTVFPEIRPEIWAEQAREEVPAGEKDVYATTYVVYERR encoded by the coding sequence ATGGCTGTCGAACTGGTTGTGGCGATGGACGAAAACCGTGTCATTGGACGCGAGGGTGATCTGCCCTGGCGCCTCTCCACGGACTTGAAGCGTTTCAAGGCAATCACGCTTGGCAAGCCTGTGATCATGGGGCGCAAGACATGGGAAAGCATTGGTCGTCCCTTGCCGGGGCGGCGCAACATCGTGGTGACGCGGCAGGCGGGGTACCGCGCGCAGGAGGCTGAATGCGCTTCCTCGCTTGAGGAGGCGCTTGCGCTTGTGGACGACGCCGGAGAAAAAAACGATATCGCCATCATCGGCGGTGGGCAGATCTATCGCGCGGCGATGGAGATGGCCGACCGGCTGCATGTGACGCATGTGCATGCGAAGACCGAAGGCGATACCGTGTTTCCCGAAATTCGTCCCGAAATCTGGGCCGAACAGGCGCGCGAAGAGGTGCCCGCGGGCGAAAAGGACGTTTACGCCACCACCTATGTGGTCTACGAACGACGCTGA
- the hflC gene encoding protease modulator HflC: MSNRFPVFVIIGAVLLFLLYSAIFVVNERQQAIVLRFGEIVEVKREPGLYFKLPFAFLEADNVQIIEDRILRFDLDDIRVQVSGGKFYEVDAFIAYSISDPRRFRQTVSGSIALAEQRLRTRLDSALRGVYGRRGFEAALSEERASMMREVAEELRPAAASLGLEIEDVRIRRTDLTAEVSQQTYDRMKAERLAEAERLRARGREAAARIRARADREVVEILAAAQRESEILRGEGEAERNAIFAGAFSRDEDFFEFYRSMNAYQQALEPSGTTMLLSPDSEFFRFFKDSSGAGPSSSPQGAAAGQ; encoded by the coding sequence ATGTCCAACCGTTTCCCAGTTTTCGTGATCATCGGTGCGGTTCTTCTGTTCCTGTTGTACTCGGCGATTTTCGTGGTGAATGAACGCCAGCAGGCGATTGTTCTTCGCTTTGGTGAGATCGTCGAAGTGAAGAGGGAGCCCGGACTTTACTTCAAGCTGCCGTTTGCCTTCCTGGAAGCGGACAATGTGCAGATCATCGAAGATCGTATCCTTCGTTTCGATCTGGATGATATCCGCGTGCAGGTTTCGGGCGGCAAGTTCTACGAGGTCGATGCCTTCATCGCCTACTCGATCAGCGATCCGCGTCGCTTCCGACAGACCGTTTCGGGCAGCATTGCGCTGGCAGAACAGCGCCTGCGCACCCGCCTCGATTCCGCTTTGCGCGGGGTCTATGGCCGGCGCGGCTTTGAGGCGGCGCTTTCGGAAGAACGTGCATCGATGATGCGTGAGGTTGCCGAAGAACTGCGGCCTGCGGCTGCTTCTCTGGGCCTTGAGATCGAGGATGTCCGTATTCGCAGGACCGATCTTACGGCGGAAGTTTCGCAACAGACCTATGACCGCATGAAGGCGGAGCGTCTGGCCGAGGCCGAGCGTTTGCGCGCACGCGGTCGTGAAGCGGCCGCCCGTATCCGGGCACGTGCCGACCGCGAGGTGGTGGAAATTCTGGCGGCAGCGCAGCGTGAATCGGAGATCCTGCGTGGTGAGGGCGAAGCAGAGCGCAACGCGATCTTTGCGGGAGCGTTTTCCCGCGATGAGGATTTCTTCGAGTTCTATCGCTCGATGAATGCCTATCAGCAGGCGCTGGAGCCGAGCGGCACGACCATGCTTCTCTCGCCGGATTCGGAGTTCTTCCGTTTCTTCAAGGATTCCAGTGGCGCGGGGCCCAGCTCCTCGCCACAGGGTGCGGCTGCCGGTCAGTGA
- a CDS encoding DUF2065 domain-containing protein — protein MNDFIAALGLVLVIEGLVYGGMPGLAKRLALQMLEIPESALRFAGITAMIAGVFVVWLARG, from the coding sequence ATGAATGACTTCATCGCCGCTCTGGGCCTTGTTCTCGTGATCGAGGGCCTGGTCTATGGCGGGATGCCGGGGCTGGCGAAACGGCTTGCCCTGCAAATGCTGGAGATCCCCGAGAGCGCGCTGCGCTTTGCCGGGATCACGGCCATGATCGCGGGCGTTTTCGTGGTCTGGCTTGCCAGAGGATGA
- a CDS encoding Do family serine endopeptidase produces the protein MIPTKILRAVRVAPVAALMGFSGLAVMPAVTAQHAQAQGPASVADLAERLAGAVVNISTSRSADGPSSGRVPLPKLPEGSPLQEFFDDFFDDEPEAERGPRQAQSLGSGFVIDADEGIVVTNNHVISGADEIVVNFTDGGKLDAELLGVDTKTDLAVLKVDASQRDLQEVPFGDSDRMRIGDWVMAIGNPFGLGGTVTVGIVSARNREIGSGPYDDFIQTDAAINRGNSGGPLFNMDGEVIGINTAIISPTGGSIGIGFSIPSALAIKVVDQLREFGETRRGWLGVRIQEVTDEIAESLGMDKAMGAMVSGIIEGGPVDDGSIQPGDVIVEFDGKTVTNVRELPRIVAESAVGKEVDVTVVRQGEEQTVRVTLGRLEDSEKLASAEIRDSEASDDGETVSSAVVLGMHMAALDDALREKFEISADVNGVVITKVDEGSAASGKGVNAGDVIVEIAQATVSTPKEALDRLEELKGQGRRNALLMLAAKNGELRFVTLRMD, from the coding sequence ATGATTCCGACCAAGATTTTACGCGCGGTGCGCGTGGCACCGGTGGCCGCCCTGATGGGTTTTTCCGGTCTCGCCGTCATGCCGGCGGTAACCGCCCAGCATGCACAGGCGCAGGGGCCGGCATCGGTTGCCGATCTGGCCGAGCGACTTGCCGGAGCGGTGGTGAACATTTCCACCTCCCGTTCGGCCGATGGTCCCTCGTCGGGGCGCGTGCCTCTCCCCAAACTTCCCGAGGGTTCTCCCCTGCAGGAGTTTTTCGACGACTTTTTCGATGATGAGCCGGAAGCGGAACGTGGTCCGCGCCAGGCGCAGTCGCTCGGATCGGGTTTCGTGATCGATGCGGATGAAGGCATCGTCGTGACCAACAACCACGTGATTTCGGGTGCTGACGAGATCGTTGTCAACTTCACCGACGGCGGAAAGCTCGATGCGGAACTGCTCGGGGTCGACACCAAGACGGACCTGGCCGTGCTCAAGGTGGATGCGAGCCAGCGGGACCTGCAGGAAGTGCCGTTTGGCGATTCCGACAGGATGCGCATCGGTGACTGGGTGATGGCCATCGGCAACCCGTTCGGGCTCGGCGGCACAGTGACTGTGGGCATTGTTTCGGCCCGCAACCGCGAGATCGGTTCAGGGCCCTATGACGATTTCATTCAGACCGATGCAGCGATCAACCGGGGCAATTCCGGGGGGCCTCTTTTCAACATGGATGGAGAGGTGATCGGCATCAACACCGCCATCATCTCACCGACGGGGGGCTCGATCGGCATCGGTTTTTCCATCCCCTCGGCGCTTGCCATCAAGGTGGTTGATCAGCTGCGCGAGTTTGGCGAAACCCGCCGCGGCTGGCTCGGTGTGCGCATTCAGGAAGTTACCGACGAAATTGCCGAAAGCCTTGGCATGGACAAGGCCATGGGCGCCATGGTGAGCGGCATCATTGAGGGCGGGCCGGTCGATGACGGCTCGATCCAGCCGGGCGATGTGATCGTGGAGTTTGACGGCAAGACGGTCACCAATGTTCGCGAGCTGCCGCGCATTGTCGCCGAGAGCGCCGTGGGCAAGGAAGTGGACGTCACGGTTGTTCGTCAGGGCGAGGAGCAGACCGTGCGCGTGACACTCGGTCGGCTCGAAGACAGTGAAAAGCTTGCTTCGGCAGAGATCCGGGACAGTGAAGCCAGCGACGATGGCGAAACGGTTTCTTCCGCAGTCGTTCTGGGAATGCACATGGCCGCGCTCGACGATGCGTTGCGCGAGAAATTCGAGATTTCGGCAGACGTGAACGGCGTCGTCATCACCAAGGTCGACGAGGGATCTGCTGCCAGCGGGAAGGGTGTCAACGCCGGCGACGTTATCGTGGAGATTGCCCAGGCAACCGTTTCAACGCCCAAGGAGGCGCTGGACCGACTTGAAGAGCTGAAAGGGCAGGGGCGTCGCAACGCCCTTCTGATGCTCGCGGCAAAGAACGGTGAGTTACGCTTCGTGACGCTTCGGATGGACTGA
- a CDS encoding GNAT family N-acetyltransferase yields the protein MTIIETARLLLRNWRDEDRSLFHRINSDDTVMEFFPFRRNREEADKLMDFIRDGITRNGFGFAAAEVKETGELIGFVGLHRVTGLANLPDGAIEIGWRLAPEFWGKGYVTEAADAWLEFGFETLNLEEIVSFAVAENDRSIAVMRRIGMTRDRDGDFDHPSVPDSQAGLKHHVLYRLSRADWQSRHQ from the coding sequence ATGACGATCATCGAAACCGCGCGTCTTCTGCTTCGCAACTGGCGCGACGAAGACCGTTCGCTATTCCATCGCATCAATTCCGATGACACGGTCATGGAGTTCTTCCCCTTTCGCCGCAACCGCGAGGAAGCGGACAAATTGATGGATTTCATCCGCGATGGCATCACACGAAACGGCTTCGGCTTCGCCGCCGCGGAAGTGAAGGAGACGGGCGAGCTCATCGGCTTCGTCGGCTTGCACCGGGTCACGGGGCTTGCCAACCTGCCCGATGGCGCGATTGAGATCGGCTGGAGGCTCGCACCGGAGTTTTGGGGCAAGGGCTACGTCACGGAGGCAGCAGACGCCTGGCTCGAGTTTGGCTTCGAAACCCTGAACCTTGAGGAAATCGTCTCTTTCGCGGTGGCGGAAAATGACCGATCGATCGCCGTCATGCGCCGCATCGGCATGACGCGGGACCGGGATGGGGATTTCGATCATCCGTCGGTTCCAGACAGCCAAGCCGGGCTGAAACACCATGTGCTTTACCGGCTCTCCAGAGCCGACTGGCAGTCACGGCACCAATAG